From one Sphaeramia orbicularis chromosome 9, fSphaOr1.1, whole genome shotgun sequence genomic stretch:
- the mrpl41 gene encoding large ribosomal subunit protein mL41: protein MGVLSTLMRGLVRGADRMSEFTSKRGSRTHNKGRGARPTGLRLSSGKFLSVSAMIPEFVVPNLEGFNLKPYVSYRAPRGTEPPLTAQSLFAEVVAPQIKKDFEEGTFSKEQLEKYGFEPTQEGKLFKLYPKNFVR, encoded by the coding sequence ATGGGTGTGTTGTCCACACTGATGAGGGGTCTGGTAAGGGGAGCGGACCGAATGTCAGAATTCACCAGCAAACGTGGATCAAGAACTCATAATAAAGGCAGAGGTGCAAGGCCCACTGGATTAAGGCTCTCCAGCGGAAAGTTCCTGTCCGTGTCAGCCATGATTCCCGAGTTTGTGGTCCCCAACTTGGAGGGATTTAACCTCAAGCCCTATGTATCGTATCGTGCCCCTAGAGGAACAGAGCCCCCACTCACAGCACAGAGTTTATTTGCTGAGGTTGTAGCTCCTCAGATCAAGAAAGACTTTGAAGAGGGCACTTTCAgcaaagaacagctggagaaataTGGATTTGAACCAACGCAGGAGGGCAAACTATTCAAACTGTACCCCAAGAACTTTGTGCGTTAA
- the dph7 gene encoding diphthine methyltransferase isoform X3 — translation MAWKSRTRSLQVFDTELSADTVEWCPVSPHHNILVCGTYQLQKGTGEEDATPSRTGRLYLFEFRREGPMSPPLTELQRMDTAAILDLKWCHVPLSEQAVLGLAAATGELQLYTLSDGQEGGCSLQSLSSVEVGVDRLALSLDWSTGRMDGSDVRLVCSDSAGCVSVLSLAEGALTVLSQWKAHDFEAWISAFSYWDTQLLYSGGDDCKLKGWDLRVGPSCPTFTSKRHSMGVCSIHSSPHREHILATGSYDEQVLLWDGRNMRQPLSETPMGGGVWRLKWHPSHQHLLLAACMHNDFHILHCQQALEGSGGACPIVASYILHNSLAYGADWSRLSLEEPAPCSPLTAEPKESLAEGGGHVRIQYESPTASFDTSLEDDAGRYIPEGITAPAASVAAGPTLSLDSDSPSLSCLLASCSFYDHMLHAWRWDWTPNAAQQEPDQ, via the exons ATGGCTTGGAAGTCGAGGACCCGCAGTCTACAGGTGTTTGACACTGAGCTGAGTGCAGACACTGTGGAGTGGTGTCCTGTTTCACCACACCACAACATCCTGGTCTGCGGAACATATCAGCTACAGAAAGGG ACAGGGGAAGAGGATGCTACTCCGAGCAGAACCGGTCGTTTGTACCTCTTTGAATTTCGGCGAGAGGGACCAATGAGCCCACCTCTGACTGAGCTCCAGCGCATGGACACAGCTGCTATTCTAGATTTGAAAtg GTGTCATGTGCCTCTGTCAGAGCAGGCGGTGCTGGGATTGGCAGCTGCCACTGGGGAGCTGCAGCTGTACACACTCTCAGATGGTCAG GAAGGCGGCTGCAGTCTGCAGAGCCTGAGCAGTGTGGAGGTGGGAGTGGATCGTCTGGCTCTATCATTAGATTGGTCCACTGGTAGAATGGATGG TAGCGATGTGCGACTGGTGTGCAGTGACTCTGCAGGCTGCGTCAGTGTGTTGTCACTGGCCGAAGGAGCTCTGACAGTTTTGTCACAATGGAAGGCTCATGACTTTGAGGCGTGGATCTCGGCCTTCTCCTACTGGGACACACAGCTGCTTTACTCTG GCGGGGATGACTGCAAACTTAAAGGCTGGGATCTCAGAGTTGGTCCATCTTGTCCCACTTTCACTAGTAAAAG GCACTCGATGGGCGTCTGTAGTATTCACAGCAGCCCACATCGGGAACACATCCTGGCCACAGGCAG CTATGATGAGCAGGTCTTGCTGTGGGATGGCAGGAACATGAGGCAGCCTCTCAGTGAGACTCCCATGGGTGGTGGGGTGTGGAGGCTCAAGTGGCATCCCTCCCATCAGCACCTGCTGCTGGCGGCTTGCATGCACAACGATTTCCACATCCTTCACTGCCAGCAAGCCTTAG AGGGCAGTGGAGGAGCCTGTCCCATTGTAGCCTCTTACATCCTCCATAATTCCCTGGCGTACGGAGCCGATTGGTCCCGTCTGTCCCTGGAGGAGCCTGCCCCCTGCTCCCCCCTCACTGCAGAACCAAAGGAAAGcctcgcagaggggggaggacACGTCAGGATTCAGTACGAATCTCCCACCGCCAGCTTTGACACCTCTCTTGAGGATGATGCAGGACGATACATCCCAGAGGGCATTACAGCACCCGCAGCCAGTGTTGCTGCAGGCCCCACCCTCAGTCTTGACAGCGACTCCCCCTCACTGTCATGTCTGCTCGCCAGCTGCTCCTTCTATGACCACATGCTTCATGCATGGCGCTGGGACTGGACTCCAAATGCAGCTCAACAAGAACCAGACCAGTGA
- the dph7 gene encoding diphthine methyltransferase isoform X2: protein MAWKSRTRSLQVFDTELSADTVEWCPVSPHHNILVCGTYQLQKGTGEEDATPSRTGRLYLFEFRREGPMSPPLTELQRMDTAAILDLKWCHVPLSEQAVLGLAAATGELQLYTLSDGQEGGCSLQSLSSVEVGVDRLALSLDWSTGRMDSSDVRLVCSDSAGCVSVLSLAEGALTVLSQWKAHDFEAWISAFSYWDTQLLYSGGDDCKLKGWDLRVGPSCPTFTSKRHSMGVCSIHSSPHREHILATGSYDEQVLLWDGRNMRQPLSETPMGGGVWRLKWHPSHQHLLLAACMHNDFHILHCQQALEGSGGACPIVASYILHNSLAYGADWSRLSLEEPAPCSPLTAEPKESLAEGGGHVRIQYESPTASFDTSLEDDAGRYIPEGITAPAASVAAGPTLSLDSDSPSLSCLLASCSFYDHMLHAWRWDWTPNAAQQEPDQ, encoded by the exons ATGGCTTGGAAGTCGAGGACCCGCAGTCTACAGGTGTTTGACACTGAGCTGAGTGCAGACACTGTGGAGTGGTGTCCTGTTTCACCACACCACAACATCCTGGTCTGCGGAACATATCAGCTACAGAAAGGG ACAGGGGAAGAGGATGCTACTCCGAGCAGAACCGGTCGTTTGTACCTCTTTGAATTTCGGCGAGAGGGACCAATGAGCCCACCTCTGACTGAGCTCCAGCGCATGGACACAGCTGCTATTCTAGATTTGAAAtg GTGTCATGTGCCTCTGTCAGAGCAGGCGGTGCTGGGATTGGCAGCTGCCACTGGGGAGCTGCAGCTGTACACACTCTCAGATGGTCAG GAAGGCGGCTGCAGTCTGCAGAGCCTGAGCAGTGTGGAGGTGGGAGTGGATCGTCTGGCTCTATCATTAGATTGGTCCACTGGTAGAATGGA CAGTAGCGATGTGCGACTGGTGTGCAGTGACTCTGCAGGCTGCGTCAGTGTGTTGTCACTGGCCGAAGGAGCTCTGACAGTTTTGTCACAATGGAAGGCTCATGACTTTGAGGCGTGGATCTCGGCCTTCTCCTACTGGGACACACAGCTGCTTTACTCTG GCGGGGATGACTGCAAACTTAAAGGCTGGGATCTCAGAGTTGGTCCATCTTGTCCCACTTTCACTAGTAAAAG GCACTCGATGGGCGTCTGTAGTATTCACAGCAGCCCACATCGGGAACACATCCTGGCCACAGGCAG CTATGATGAGCAGGTCTTGCTGTGGGATGGCAGGAACATGAGGCAGCCTCTCAGTGAGACTCCCATGGGTGGTGGGGTGTGGAGGCTCAAGTGGCATCCCTCCCATCAGCACCTGCTGCTGGCGGCTTGCATGCACAACGATTTCCACATCCTTCACTGCCAGCAAGCCTTAG AGGGCAGTGGAGGAGCCTGTCCCATTGTAGCCTCTTACATCCTCCATAATTCCCTGGCGTACGGAGCCGATTGGTCCCGTCTGTCCCTGGAGGAGCCTGCCCCCTGCTCCCCCCTCACTGCAGAACCAAAGGAAAGcctcgcagaggggggaggacACGTCAGGATTCAGTACGAATCTCCCACCGCCAGCTTTGACACCTCTCTTGAGGATGATGCAGGACGATACATCCCAGAGGGCATTACAGCACCCGCAGCCAGTGTTGCTGCAGGCCCCACCCTCAGTCTTGACAGCGACTCCCCCTCACTGTCATGTCTGCTCGCCAGCTGCTCCTTCTATGACCACATGCTTCATGCATGGCGCTGGGACTGGACTCCAAATGCAGCTCAACAAGAACCAGACCAGTGA
- the dph7 gene encoding diphthine methyltransferase isoform X1 has product MAWKSRTRSLQVFDTELSADTVEWCPVSPHHNILVCGTYQLQKGTGEEDATPSRTGRLYLFEFRREGPMSPPLTELQRMDTAAILDLKWCHVPLSEQAVLGLAAATGELQLYTLSDGQEGGCSLQSLSSVEVGVDRLALSLDWSTGRMDSSSDVRLVCSDSAGCVSVLSLAEGALTVLSQWKAHDFEAWISAFSYWDTQLLYSGGDDCKLKGWDLRVGPSCPTFTSKRHSMGVCSIHSSPHREHILATGSYDEQVLLWDGRNMRQPLSETPMGGGVWRLKWHPSHQHLLLAACMHNDFHILHCQQALEGSGGACPIVASYILHNSLAYGADWSRLSLEEPAPCSPLTAEPKESLAEGGGHVRIQYESPTASFDTSLEDDAGRYIPEGITAPAASVAAGPTLSLDSDSPSLSCLLASCSFYDHMLHAWRWDWTPNAAQQEPDQ; this is encoded by the exons ATGGCTTGGAAGTCGAGGACCCGCAGTCTACAGGTGTTTGACACTGAGCTGAGTGCAGACACTGTGGAGTGGTGTCCTGTTTCACCACACCACAACATCCTGGTCTGCGGAACATATCAGCTACAGAAAGGG ACAGGGGAAGAGGATGCTACTCCGAGCAGAACCGGTCGTTTGTACCTCTTTGAATTTCGGCGAGAGGGACCAATGAGCCCACCTCTGACTGAGCTCCAGCGCATGGACACAGCTGCTATTCTAGATTTGAAAtg GTGTCATGTGCCTCTGTCAGAGCAGGCGGTGCTGGGATTGGCAGCTGCCACTGGGGAGCTGCAGCTGTACACACTCTCAGATGGTCAG GAAGGCGGCTGCAGTCTGCAGAGCCTGAGCAGTGTGGAGGTGGGAGTGGATCGTCTGGCTCTATCATTAGATTGGTCCACTGGTAGAATGGA cagCAGTAGCGATGTGCGACTGGTGTGCAGTGACTCTGCAGGCTGCGTCAGTGTGTTGTCACTGGCCGAAGGAGCTCTGACAGTTTTGTCACAATGGAAGGCTCATGACTTTGAGGCGTGGATCTCGGCCTTCTCCTACTGGGACACACAGCTGCTTTACTCTG GCGGGGATGACTGCAAACTTAAAGGCTGGGATCTCAGAGTTGGTCCATCTTGTCCCACTTTCACTAGTAAAAG GCACTCGATGGGCGTCTGTAGTATTCACAGCAGCCCACATCGGGAACACATCCTGGCCACAGGCAG CTATGATGAGCAGGTCTTGCTGTGGGATGGCAGGAACATGAGGCAGCCTCTCAGTGAGACTCCCATGGGTGGTGGGGTGTGGAGGCTCAAGTGGCATCCCTCCCATCAGCACCTGCTGCTGGCGGCTTGCATGCACAACGATTTCCACATCCTTCACTGCCAGCAAGCCTTAG AGGGCAGTGGAGGAGCCTGTCCCATTGTAGCCTCTTACATCCTCCATAATTCCCTGGCGTACGGAGCCGATTGGTCCCGTCTGTCCCTGGAGGAGCCTGCCCCCTGCTCCCCCCTCACTGCAGAACCAAAGGAAAGcctcgcagaggggggaggacACGTCAGGATTCAGTACGAATCTCCCACCGCCAGCTTTGACACCTCTCTTGAGGATGATGCAGGACGATACATCCCAGAGGGCATTACAGCACCCGCAGCCAGTGTTGCTGCAGGCCCCACCCTCAGTCTTGACAGCGACTCCCCCTCACTGTCATGTCTGCTCGCCAGCTGCTCCTTCTATGACCACATGCTTCATGCATGGCGCTGGGACTGGACTCCAAATGCAGCTCAACAAGAACCAGACCAGTGA